From Streptomyces sp. CMB-StM0423, a single genomic window includes:
- a CDS encoding NUDIX domain-containing protein: MKRVVARAWKLLRGPLQWRILWFTQAKFMIGVTGVVRNEQGQVLLLKHRMWPDSRPWGLPTGFAVKGEEFPQTVVREVREETGLDVVPGRLVQVTSGYRLRTEIAYEALHVGGTLKLDGFEILAADWFSPDALPEGLQEAHVRLIRAGAPA; the protein is encoded by the coding sequence ATGAAGCGTGTCGTCGCCCGGGCCTGGAAGCTCCTGCGCGGTCCCCTGCAGTGGCGGATCCTGTGGTTCACCCAGGCCAAGTTCATGATCGGTGTGACGGGTGTGGTGCGGAACGAACAGGGCCAGGTGCTGCTGCTCAAGCACCGCATGTGGCCCGACTCCCGGCCCTGGGGCCTGCCGACCGGCTTCGCGGTCAAGGGCGAGGAGTTCCCGCAGACCGTCGTGCGCGAGGTCCGGGAGGAGACCGGCCTCGACGTCGTGCCCGGCCGGCTGGTCCAGGTGACCAGCGGCTACCGGCTGCGCACGGAGATCGCGTACGAGGCGCTGCACGTGGGCGGCACCCTGAAGCTCGACGGCTTCGAGATCCTGGCGGCGGACTGGTTCAGCCCGGACGCACTCCCGGAGGGACTCCAGGAGGCGCACGTCCGGCTGATCCGGGCGGGCGCGCCGGCCTGA
- a CDS encoding APH(3'') family aminoglycoside O-phosphotransferase, giving the protein MTPDDWTPVTTGESGAAVFRSADGTRYAKHVPATDPAGAAALADERDRVAWLAGQGVPGPRVLDWHSDGTGARLVTAAVPGVPADRLPPEDLRACWSRIAEAVRTLHALPAAGCPYRRDLDDVIATARDVVARGAVQPDFLPEEQQQTPPAELLARLEPQLPRRRKQAADDTVVCHGDLTLPNIVLDPGTLDVSGFVDLGRLGLADRHSDLALLLANSRETWPDEAGARVQDTAFAEHYGTVPDPDRLRFYLHLDPLTWG; this is encoded by the coding sequence ATGACGCCCGACGACTGGACCCCCGTCACCACCGGCGAGTCCGGTGCCGCCGTCTTCCGCAGCGCGGACGGCACCCGCTACGCCAAGCACGTACCCGCGACGGATCCCGCCGGCGCCGCCGCACTCGCCGACGAGCGCGACCGCGTCGCCTGGCTGGCCGGCCAGGGCGTGCCGGGACCCCGCGTCCTCGACTGGCACTCCGACGGCACCGGCGCCCGCCTGGTCACCGCCGCCGTCCCCGGCGTCCCGGCCGACCGGTTGCCGCCCGAGGACCTGCGGGCCTGCTGGAGCCGGATCGCGGAGGCCGTACGCACCCTCCACGCGCTCCCCGCCGCCGGCTGCCCGTACCGCAGGGACCTGGACGACGTGATCGCCACCGCCCGCGATGTCGTCGCCCGCGGCGCCGTCCAGCCCGACTTCCTGCCAGAAGAGCAACAGCAGACCCCGCCCGCGGAGTTGCTGGCCCGCCTCGAACCCCAGCTTCCCCGGCGCCGGAAGCAGGCCGCCGACGACACCGTCGTCTGCCACGGCGACCTCACCCTGCCGAACATCGTCCTCGACCCCGGGACCCTGGACGTGTCGGGCTTCGTCGACCTCGGCCGCCTCGGACTCGCCGACCGCCACAGCGACCTGGCCCTGCTCCTGGCCAACTCCCGCGAAACCTGGCCTGACGAGGCCGGGGCCCGCGTCCAGGACACCGCCTTCGCCGAGCACTACGGCACGGTCCCCGACCCCGACCGCCTCCGCTTCTACCTCCACCTCGACCCCCTCACCTGGGGCTGA
- a CDS encoding 2-oxoacid:ferredoxin oxidoreductase subunit beta, whose product MAETTAEGPAIDTLSLIPKAEAKQSMKDFKTDQEVRWCPGCGDYAVLAAVQGFMPELGLAKENIVFVSGIGCSSRFPYYMNTYGMHSIHGRAPAIATGLSSTRRDLSVWVVTGDGDALSIGGNHLIHALRRNVNLKILLFNNRIYGLTKGQYSPTSEVGKVTKSTPMGSLDAPFNPVSLALGAEASFVARTVDSDRKHLTETLRAAAAHPGTALIEIYQNCNIFNDNAFEVLKDRQQAQEAVIRLQHGQPIRFGADDHKGVVRNPATGDLEIVEVTPENEADILVHDAHAATPTTAFALSRLADPNTLHHTPIGILRDVNRQVYDTEMAEQLDEAVQQKGKGDLAGLLAGGDTWTVLG is encoded by the coding sequence ATGGCTGAGACGACCGCCGAGGGACCGGCGATCGACACCCTTTCGCTGATCCCCAAGGCCGAAGCCAAGCAGTCCATGAAGGACTTCAAGACGGACCAGGAAGTGCGCTGGTGCCCCGGCTGCGGCGACTACGCCGTGCTCGCCGCCGTCCAGGGGTTCATGCCGGAGCTGGGGCTGGCCAAGGAGAACATCGTCTTCGTCTCCGGCATCGGCTGCTCGTCCCGCTTCCCGTACTACATGAACACGTACGGGATGCACTCCATCCACGGCCGCGCCCCGGCCATCGCCACCGGCCTGTCCAGCACCCGGCGCGACCTGTCCGTCTGGGTCGTCACCGGCGACGGCGACGCGCTGTCCATCGGCGGCAACCACCTGATCCACGCGCTCCGCCGCAACGTCAACCTCAAGATCCTGCTCTTCAACAACCGGATCTACGGGCTGACCAAGGGGCAGTACTCGCCGACCTCCGAGGTCGGCAAGGTCACCAAGTCCACCCCGATGGGCTCGCTGGACGCGCCGTTCAACCCGGTCTCGCTGGCGCTCGGCGCGGAGGCGTCGTTCGTCGCCCGCACGGTCGACTCGGACCGCAAGCACCTCACCGAGACGCTGCGCGCGGCGGCCGCCCACCCGGGCACGGCGCTGATCGAGATCTACCAGAACTGCAACATCTTCAACGACAACGCCTTCGAGGTGCTGAAGGACCGCCAGCAGGCGCAGGAGGCGGTGATCCGGCTGCAGCACGGGCAGCCGATCCGCTTCGGCGCCGACGACCACAAGGGCGTCGTGCGGAACCCGGCCACGGGCGACCTGGAGATCGTGGAGGTGACGCCGGAGAACGAGGCGGACATCCTCGTCCACGACGCCCACGCCGCCACCCCGACGACGGCGTTCGCGCTCTCCCGGCTGGCCGACCCGAACACGCTGCACCACACGCCGATCGGCATCCTCCGGGACGTGAACCGGCAGGTGTACGACACGGAGATGGCGGAGCAGCTCGACGAGGCGGTGCAGCAGAAGGGCAAGGGCGACCTCGCCGGGCTGCTCGCGGGCGGCGACACGTGGACGGTGCTCGGCTGA
- a CDS encoding NAD(P)H-binding protein, with translation MKITVTGATGHLGRHVIAALLEQVPAERVAAVVRSREKAADLAARGVEVRVADYDEPATLADAFRAGERVLFVSGNAVGRRVPQHRAVVDAAAAARVGLLAYTGILGGPKADFLLADEHKATEQLVLDSGVPYAFLRNGWYHEVHTDQLAAVLGHGAVLGSAGAGRIAAASRADYAAAAAAVLTGEGHEGRAYELSGDTAWSLPEYAAEVARQSGAQVGYRDLPPAEHRRVLLGAGLPEAMADVLVDVDAAVSRGLLAGTSGELSRLIGRPTTPLAEAVAAGLAAAPAEGPATRQP, from the coding sequence ATGAAGATCACCGTCACCGGAGCCACCGGGCACCTCGGCCGCCACGTCATCGCCGCACTGCTGGAGCAGGTGCCCGCGGAGCGGGTGGCCGCCGTCGTACGCAGCAGGGAGAAGGCCGCGGACCTCGCCGCGCGCGGGGTGGAGGTGCGGGTCGCCGACTACGACGAGCCGGCCACGCTGGCGGACGCCTTCCGCGCGGGCGAGCGGGTGCTGTTCGTCTCGGGCAACGCGGTCGGGCGGCGGGTGCCGCAGCACCGGGCCGTGGTCGACGCCGCCGCGGCGGCGCGGGTGGGGCTGCTCGCGTACACCGGCATCCTGGGCGGGCCGAAGGCGGACTTCCTGCTGGCGGACGAGCACAAGGCGACCGAACAGCTCGTCCTCGACTCCGGCGTGCCGTACGCCTTCCTGCGCAACGGCTGGTACCACGAGGTCCACACCGACCAGCTCGCCGCCGTCCTCGGCCACGGCGCCGTCCTCGGCAGCGCGGGCGCCGGCCGGATCGCCGCCGCCTCCCGCGCCGACTACGCCGCCGCGGCCGCCGCGGTGCTGACCGGCGAGGGGCACGAGGGCCGGGCGTACGAGCTGAGCGGCGACACGGCGTGGAGCCTGCCGGAGTACGCGGCGGAGGTCGCCCGGCAGTCCGGCGCCCAGGTCGGCTACCGCGACCTGCCGCCCGCCGAGCACCGCCGGGTCCTGCTCGGCGCCGGGCTGCCGGAGGCGATGGCCGACGTGCTCGTCGACGTCGACGCGGCGGTCTCCCGCGGGCTGCTGGCCGGCACGTCCGGCGAGCTGTCCCGGCTCATCGGCCGGCCGACGACGCCGCTGGCGGAAGCGGTCGCGGCGGGTCTCGCCGCGGCGCCCGCGGAGGGCCCGGCGACGCGGCAGCCGTAA
- a CDS encoding 2-oxoacid:acceptor oxidoreductase subunit alpha, with protein MTSEVNSKEVKRLDRVIIRFAGDSGDGMQLTGDRFTSETASFGNDLSTLPNFPAEIRAPAGTLPGVSSFQVHFADHDILTPGDAPNVLVAMNPAALKANIGDVPRGAEVIVNTDEFNKRAMAKVGYEASPLEDGSLDGYSVHEVPLTTLTVEALKEFGLSRKDAGRSKNMFALGLLSWMYHRPTEGTIGFLRAKFAKKPDIAEANIAAFRAGWNFGETTEDFAVSYEVAPAQSAFPAGTYRSISGNLALAYGLIAAGQQADLPLFLGSYPITPASDILHELSRHKNFGVRTFQAEDEIAGIGAALGAAFGGALGVTTTSGPGVALKAETVGLAVSLELPLLILDIQRGGPSTGLPTKTEQADLLQAMYGRNGEAPVPIVAPATPSDCFTAALDAARIALTYRTPVMLLSDGYLANGSEPWRIPEVDDLPDLRVQFASKTNHTMADGTEVFWPYKRDPQTLARPWAIPGTPGLEHRIGGIEKEDGSGNISYSPSNHDLMVRTRQAKVDGIEVPDIEVDDPEGPSGERARTLVLGWGSTYGPITAAVRRVRRAGDHIAQAHLRYLNPFPGNLGEVLAAYDKVVVPEMNLGQLATLVRAKYLVDAFSYNQVNGMPFKAEQLATALKEAIDNG; from the coding sequence GTGACCAGCGAGGTCAACAGCAAAGAGGTCAAGCGCCTGGACCGGGTGATCATCCGGTTCGCGGGTGACTCCGGAGACGGGATGCAACTGACCGGCGACCGCTTCACCTCGGAGACCGCGTCGTTCGGCAACGACCTGTCGACGCTCCCGAACTTCCCCGCCGAGATCCGCGCCCCCGCAGGCACGCTGCCGGGGGTTTCCAGCTTCCAGGTGCACTTCGCCGACCACGACATCCTCACCCCGGGTGACGCGCCCAACGTGCTGGTGGCGATGAACCCCGCCGCCCTGAAGGCGAACATCGGGGACGTCCCGCGCGGCGCCGAGGTGATCGTCAACACCGACGAGTTCAACAAGCGCGCGATGGCCAAGGTGGGCTACGAGGCGAGCCCCCTGGAGGACGGCTCCCTCGACGGGTACAGCGTGCACGAGGTGCCGCTGACCACGCTCACGGTCGAGGCGCTGAAGGAGTTCGGGCTGTCCCGCAAGGACGCGGGCCGCTCCAAGAACATGTTCGCCCTCGGCCTGCTGAGCTGGATGTACCACCGGCCCACCGAGGGCACGATCGGGTTCCTGCGGGCCAAGTTCGCCAAGAAGCCGGACATCGCCGAGGCCAACATCGCCGCCTTCCGGGCGGGGTGGAACTTCGGCGAGACGACCGAGGACTTCGCCGTCTCGTACGAGGTCGCCCCGGCCCAGTCCGCGTTCCCGGCCGGCACGTACCGCTCCATCTCGGGGAACCTGGCGCTCGCGTACGGGCTGATCGCGGCGGGGCAGCAGGCGGACCTGCCGCTCTTCCTCGGCTCGTACCCGATCACGCCGGCCTCCGACATCCTGCACGAGCTGAGCCGGCACAAGAACTTCGGCGTGCGCACCTTCCAGGCCGAGGACGAGATCGCCGGCATCGGCGCCGCGCTCGGCGCGGCCTTCGGCGGCGCGCTGGGCGTGACGACCACCTCGGGCCCCGGCGTCGCGCTGAAGGCCGAGACCGTGGGCCTGGCCGTGTCGCTTGAGCTGCCGCTGCTGATCCTGGACATCCAGCGCGGCGGCCCCTCGACCGGGCTGCCCACCAAGACCGAGCAGGCGGACCTGCTCCAGGCGATGTACGGGCGCAACGGCGAGGCGCCGGTGCCGATCGTCGCGCCGGCCACGCCGTCGGACTGCTTCACGGCGGCCCTGGACGCGGCCCGTATCGCGCTGACGTACCGCACGCCGGTGATGCTGCTCTCCGACGGCTACCTCGCCAACGGCTCCGAGCCCTGGCGGATCCCGGAGGTCGACGACCTGCCGGACCTGCGGGTGCAGTTCGCCAGCAAGACGAACCACACCATGGCCGACGGCACCGAGGTCTTCTGGCCGTACAAGCGCGACCCGCAGACCCTCGCCCGCCCGTGGGCGATCCCCGGCACGCCGGGCCTGGAGCACCGCATCGGCGGCATCGAGAAGGAGGACGGCTCGGGCAACATCTCGTACTCGCCGTCCAACCACGACCTGATGGTGCGCACCCGCCAGGCGAAGGTCGACGGCATCGAGGTGCCCGACATCGAGGTCGACGACCCGGAAGGACCCTCGGGAGAACGAGCGCGCACGCTGGTGCTGGGCTGGGGCTCGACGTACGGGCCCATCACCGCGGCCGTACGCCGCGTGCGCCGCGCCGGCGACCACATCGCGCAGGCCCATCTGCGCTACCTCAACCCGTTCCCGGGCAACCTCGGCGAGGTGCTGGCCGCGTACGACAAGGTCGTCGTCCCCGAGATGAACCTCGGCCAGCTCGCGACCCTGGTCCGCGCCAAGTACCTCGTGGACGCCTTCTCCTACAACCAGGTCAACGGCATGCCGTTCAAGGCCGAGCAGCTCGCCACCGCTCTCAAGGAGGCCATCGACAATGGCTGA
- a CDS encoding winged helix-turn-helix transcriptional regulator, translating to MITADCPARNIMEHVVSRWGVLVLLALLEGTMRFSALRRRIGGVSEKMLAQTLQTLERDGLVLREAKPVIPPHVEYSLTPLGEQAALRVRPLAIWANDSVPAVTAAREGYDEARA from the coding sequence ATGATCACGGCCGACTGCCCCGCCCGGAACATCATGGAGCACGTCGTCAGCCGCTGGGGCGTGCTGGTGCTGCTCGCGCTGCTGGAGGGCACGATGCGGTTCAGCGCGCTGCGGCGGCGGATCGGCGGGGTGAGCGAGAAGATGCTCGCCCAGACCCTGCAGACGCTGGAGCGCGACGGCCTCGTGCTGCGCGAGGCGAAGCCCGTCATCCCGCCGCACGTGGAGTACTCGCTGACCCCGCTCGGCGAGCAGGCGGCCCTGCGGGTACGGCCGCTGGCGATCTGGGCGAACGACAGCGTGCCCGCGGTGACCGCGGCGCGGGAGGGGTACGACGAAGCCCGGGCCTGA
- a CDS encoding NADH-quinone oxidoreductase subunit A, with product MLAADALAAGYFDGYGVVGLVAVLGLLFVGVAFGGARLLRPAVPTPEKLLTYECGVDPVGEGWAHTQVRYYVYAFLYVIFAVDVIFLFPWATVFAAPGYGAVTLVEMFIFLGFLAVGLLYAWKKGVLEWT from the coding sequence ATGCTCGCCGCCGACGCCCTCGCCGCCGGGTACTTCGACGGCTACGGGGTGGTCGGCCTCGTCGCCGTGCTGGGCCTGCTCTTCGTCGGCGTCGCCTTCGGCGGCGCCCGGCTGCTGCGGCCCGCGGTGCCGACGCCGGAGAAGCTGCTGACGTACGAGTGCGGGGTGGACCCGGTCGGGGAGGGCTGGGCGCACACGCAGGTCCGCTACTACGTGTACGCCTTCCTGTACGTGATCTTCGCGGTCGACGTCATCTTCCTCTTCCCCTGGGCGACGGTCTTCGCGGCGCCGGGGTACGGGGCGGTGACGCTCGTGGAGATGTTCATCTTCCTCGGCTTCCTCGCCGTGGGCCTGCTGTACGCCTGGAAGAAGGGCGTCCTGGAATGGACGTGA
- a CDS encoding sensor histidine kinase: MDSTAYAPEARRPRLPLALRAPFEARTWREFLYHLLSLPVSIVFFVYTITMLTLGLGLLITFLGIPVLAAMLAGCRGMGYFERTRARMLLGLDVEDPEPLRRRATGFMGWVGSLFRSGESWRTMLYGLLHMCWAVCSFSISVAVMFWSWSMVTYPLWQWVFPAHWGQDGLQVYGNADGDGWYLDSPLEQLFAVGVGAVFLLASPWVVRSLSYVDRAMVVGLLGPSKLATRVHELETDRGVVVDTAAADLRRIERDLHDGAQARLVALAMDLGLAKEKLLEDPEAAAEMVDEAHGEVKLALQELRDLARGIHPAILTDRGLGPALSAVAARCTVPVSVTVDLLERPAQSIEGIAYYTTSELLQNISKHSGASRAMVDLWRAEGRLMIQVTDDGNGGARLDAGSGLSGLTERLGSVDGLLVVDSPPGGPTVVTAELPWRA, from the coding sequence ATGGACAGCACCGCGTACGCACCCGAGGCCCGCCGCCCGCGGCTTCCCCTCGCCCTGCGCGCCCCCTTCGAGGCACGCACCTGGCGCGAGTTCCTCTACCACCTGCTCAGCCTGCCGGTGTCGATCGTGTTCTTCGTCTACACGATCACGATGCTGACCCTCGGCCTCGGCCTGCTGATCACGTTCCTGGGCATCCCGGTGCTCGCCGCGATGCTGGCCGGCTGCCGCGGCATGGGCTACTTCGAGCGGACCCGCGCCCGGATGCTGCTGGGCCTGGACGTCGAGGACCCGGAGCCGCTGCGCCGGCGGGCCACCGGGTTCATGGGCTGGGTCGGGTCGCTGTTCCGCAGCGGCGAGTCGTGGCGGACGATGCTCTACGGGCTGCTGCACATGTGCTGGGCGGTGTGCTCCTTCAGCATCTCGGTGGCCGTGATGTTCTGGAGCTGGTCCATGGTCACGTACCCGCTGTGGCAGTGGGTCTTCCCGGCGCACTGGGGCCAGGACGGGCTCCAGGTGTACGGGAACGCCGACGGCGACGGCTGGTACCTGGACTCGCCGCTGGAGCAGCTCTTCGCGGTCGGCGTCGGCGCGGTGTTCCTGCTGGCCTCGCCGTGGGTGGTGCGCAGCCTGTCGTACGTGGACCGGGCGATGGTCGTCGGGCTGCTGGGCCCGTCGAAGCTGGCGACCCGCGTGCATGAGCTGGAGACGGACCGCGGGGTCGTGGTGGACACGGCGGCGGCGGACCTGCGACGCATCGAGCGCGACCTGCACGACGGCGCACAGGCCCGGCTGGTGGCCCTGGCGATGGACCTCGGCCTGGCGAAGGAGAAGCTGCTGGAGGACCCCGAGGCCGCCGCCGAGATGGTCGACGAGGCGCACGGCGAGGTGAAGCTCGCGCTCCAGGAGCTGCGGGACCTGGCCCGCGGCATCCACCCGGCGATCCTCACCGACCGGGGCCTCGGCCCGGCGCTGTCGGCGGTCGCCGCCCGTTGCACGGTGCCCGTCTCGGTGACGGTGGACCTGCTGGAGCGGCCGGCGCAGTCGATCGAGGGCATCGCGTACTACACGACCTCCGAGCTGCTGCAGAACATCAGCAAGCACAGCGGCGCCAGCCGGGCCATGGTCGACCTGTGGCGCGCGGAAGGCCGGCTGATGATCCAGGTGACGGACGACGGCAACGGCGGCGCGCGGCTGGACGCGGGCTCGGGGCTCTCGGGGCTGACGGAGCGGCTGGGCTCGGTGGACGGGCTGCTGGTCGTCGACTCGCCGCCCGGCGGCCCGACGGTGGTCACGGCGGAGCTGCCCTGGCGGGCGTGA
- a CDS encoding sensor histidine kinase — MSHSRPGAEPPAKPSGDKPLPPPRPPLSGTTWLEVVHLLVNLPMALFGFVYVSFWLLPGAALSITVIGLPMLAAGLAGARMLGSWERARARALLGVYVEEPTPIRRSTYGGFLPWLWATLKDPVGWRTTLYSMMRLPWGIFTFALMCVSLFVLWPLLPWLSRGLTEVDRAMVRGLLGPSDPLERRIRELEENRGVVVDTAAADLRRIERDLHDGAQARLVALAMGLGLAKEKLLEDPEAAAEMVGEAHGEVKLALEELRDLARGIHPAILTDRGLGPALSAVAARCTVPVSVTVDLKDRPAQAIEGIAYYTVSELLQNISKHSGAKTASADVWRAEGRIMVQVTDDGKGGARLDGGTGLSGLTDRLGSVDGLLAVESPQGGPTVVTAELPWRNRESEAQARA, encoded by the coding sequence ATGAGTCACAGCCGCCCGGGTGCGGAGCCGCCGGCCAAGCCGAGCGGCGACAAGCCGCTGCCCCCACCGCGCCCGCCGCTCAGCGGCACGACCTGGCTGGAGGTCGTGCACCTGCTCGTGAACCTCCCGATGGCGCTCTTCGGCTTCGTCTACGTCTCCTTCTGGCTGCTGCCCGGCGCCGCGCTGTCGATCACCGTCATCGGGCTGCCGATGCTGGCCGCCGGCCTCGCCGGCGCCCGCATGCTCGGCTCCTGGGAGCGCGCGCGGGCGCGGGCGCTGCTCGGCGTGTACGTCGAGGAGCCGACGCCGATCCGGCGCAGCACGTACGGCGGCTTCCTGCCGTGGCTGTGGGCGACGCTGAAGGACCCGGTGGGCTGGCGGACGACGCTGTACAGCATGATGCGGCTGCCGTGGGGGATCTTCACCTTCGCCCTCATGTGCGTCTCCCTGTTCGTGCTGTGGCCGCTGCTGCCCTGGCTGTCGCGCGGTCTGACCGAGGTCGACCGGGCGATGGTGCGCGGGCTGCTCGGTCCTTCCGACCCGCTGGAGCGGCGCATCAGGGAGCTGGAGGAGAACCGCGGCGTCGTGGTCGACACGGCCGCCGCGGACCTGCGGCGCATCGAGCGCGACCTGCACGACGGCGCACAGGCCCGGCTGGTGGCCCTGGCCATGGGTCTTGGCCTGGCGAAAGAGAAGCTGCTGGAGGACCCCGAGGCCGCCGCCGAGATGGTCGGCGAGGCGCACGGCGAGGTGAAGCTCGCCCTGGAGGAGCTGCGGGATCTGGCCCGCGGCATCCACCCGGCGATCCTCACCGACCGGGGCCTCGGCCCGGCGCTGTCGGCCGTCGCCGCCCGCTGCACGGTGCCCGTCTCGGTGACCGTCGACCTCAAGGACCGCCCCGCGCAGGCCATCGAGGGCATCGCGTACTACACGGTCTCCGAGCTGCTCCAGAACATCAGCAAGCACAGCGGCGCGAAGACCGCGAGCGCCGACGTGTGGCGGGCGGAGGGGCGCATCATGGTGCAGGTCACCGACGACGGGAAGGGCGGCGCCCGGCTGGACGGCGGCACGGGGCTGTCCGGGCTGACGGATCGGCTGGGCTCGGTGGACGGGCTGCTGGCCGTGGAGTCGCCGCAGGGCGGTCCCACGGTCGTCACCGCCGAACTCCCCTGGCGCAACCGCGAGTCCGAGGCGCAGGCGCGCGCGTAG
- the rarD gene encoding EamA family transporter RarD, with the protein MGSSGEAPARAASEARLGLLYGFAAYGSWGVIPLFWPLLEPASPAEILANRMVWSLVACILLLLVLRRWSWIRPLLREPRRLALVAGAAATITVNWFVYIWAVNSGHVVEAALGYFINPLVSIAFGVLLLRERLRGLQWIAVGVGVAAVVVLTVGYGRLPWIALVLAFSFGTYGLIKKRIGLEGIESFAAETAVQFLPALVFMVVLGARGDSTFHTEGVGHALLLASCGVITAFPLICFGAAAVRLPLSTIGLMQYLAPTLQFVLGVLYFGESMPAERWAGFLLIWLALALLTYDALRTARRGRLELRRAEARAAAAGEPGGGAKAAATGVPEAANPGRPA; encoded by the coding sequence GTGGGGTCATCAGGTGAAGCACCGGCGCGTGCGGCGAGCGAGGCCCGGCTCGGGCTCCTCTACGGCTTCGCCGCGTACGGGAGTTGGGGCGTCATCCCGCTCTTCTGGCCCCTGCTGGAACCCGCGAGCCCCGCGGAGATCCTGGCCAACCGGATGGTGTGGTCGCTGGTCGCCTGCATCCTGCTCCTGCTGGTGCTGCGCCGCTGGTCCTGGATCCGGCCGCTGCTGCGCGAACCGCGGCGGCTGGCGCTGGTCGCGGGGGCGGCGGCGACGATCACCGTCAACTGGTTCGTCTACATCTGGGCCGTCAACTCGGGCCACGTCGTCGAGGCGGCCCTCGGCTACTTCATCAACCCCCTCGTGAGCATCGCCTTCGGCGTGCTGCTGCTGCGGGAGCGGCTGCGCGGGCTGCAGTGGATCGCGGTCGGGGTGGGGGTGGCGGCGGTGGTCGTGCTGACGGTGGGCTACGGGCGGCTGCCGTGGATCGCGCTGGTGCTGGCCTTCTCGTTCGGGACGTACGGGCTGATCAAGAAGCGGATCGGGCTGGAGGGCATCGAGTCCTTCGCGGCCGAGACGGCGGTGCAGTTCCTGCCGGCGCTGGTGTTCATGGTGGTCCTGGGCGCCCGCGGCGACTCGACCTTCCACACGGAGGGCGTCGGCCACGCGCTGCTGCTCGCGAGCTGCGGTGTGATCACGGCGTTCCCCCTGATCTGCTTCGGCGCGGCGGCGGTCCGGCTGCCGCTGTCGACGATCGGCCTGATGCAGTACCTGGCGCCGACGCTGCAGTTCGTGCTGGGAGTCCTGTACTTCGGCGAGTCGATGCCGGCGGAGCGCTGGGCGGGCTTCCTGCTGATCTGGCTGGCGCTTGCCCTGCTCACGTACGACGCGCTGCGCACGGCGCGCCGCGGCCGGCTGGAACTGCGCCGGGCGGAGGCGAGGGCGGCTGCCGCCGGGGAGCCGGGCGGCGGGGCGAAGGCGGCCGCGACCGGCGTGCCGGAGGCGGCGAACCCGGGCCGGCCCGCCTGA
- a CDS encoding response regulator transcription factor has product MRVVIAEDSVLLREGLTRLLTDRGHEVVAGVGDGVALVKTVGDLAAEGSAPDVVVADVRMPPTHTDEGVRAAVQLRREHPDVGVLVLSQYVEEQYATELIAGSSRGVGYLLKDRVAEVREFVDAVVRVAEGGTALDPEVVAQLLGRSRKQDVLAGLTPREREVLGLMAEGRTNSAIAGQLVVSDGAVEKHVSNIFMKLGLAPSEGDHRRVLAVLTYLNS; this is encoded by the coding sequence GTGCGGGTGGTCATCGCCGAGGATTCGGTGCTGCTCCGGGAGGGGCTCACCCGGCTGCTCACCGACCGGGGCCACGAGGTCGTCGCCGGTGTCGGCGACGGCGTGGCGCTGGTCAAGACGGTCGGGGACCTGGCCGCCGAAGGCAGCGCGCCGGACGTCGTCGTCGCCGACGTGCGGATGCCCCCGACCCACACCGACGAGGGGGTCCGCGCGGCCGTCCAACTGCGGCGCGAGCATCCGGACGTCGGCGTGCTGGTGCTCTCGCAGTACGTCGAGGAGCAGTACGCCACCGAGCTGATCGCCGGCTCCAGCCGCGGCGTCGGGTACCTGCTGAAGGACCGGGTCGCGGAGGTGCGCGAGTTCGTCGACGCCGTCGTGCGCGTCGCCGAGGGCGGCACGGCGCTCGACCCCGAGGTCGTCGCCCAGTTGCTCGGCCGCAGCCGCAAGCAGGACGTGCTGGCCGGGCTGACCCCGCGGGAGCGCGAGGTGCTGGGCCTGATGGCCGAGGGCCGGACGAACTCGGCGATCGCCGGGCAGCTCGTGGTGAGCGACGGCGCGGTGGAGAAGCACGTCAGCAACATCTTCATGAAGCTCGGCCTGGCGCCGAGTGAGGGAGATCACCGCCGGGTGCTCGCGGTCCTCACGTATCTCAACTCCTGA